One region of Thiomonas intermedia genomic DNA includes:
- the thiM gene encoding hydroxyethylthiazole kinase yields the protein MLQPTPDSLWADVLAVRERQPLVHNITNFVVMNYNANALLALGAAPVMAHAREEVVDMAGIAQALVLNIGTLEPDWIEAMRMALQKACARGIPVVLDPVGAGATPYRNQAVAELLAAGNPTVLRGNGSEVLSVAGVAAATRGVDSSAASDDAVQAACALAARLGAVVCVSGATDHVLAPDGRHARLSNGHAWMTRVTGVGCSASALIGAFGAVQPDAFHATTAAMAYLGVVGEVAVEQVRADGRGVGQLQIALLDGLQLLDAETFRARLRLQTGD from the coding sequence ATGCTGCAACCCACACCCGACTCCCTCTGGGCCGATGTGCTCGCCGTGCGCGAGCGACAACCGCTGGTGCACAACATCACCAATTTCGTGGTGATGAACTACAACGCCAATGCGCTGCTGGCCCTGGGCGCCGCGCCGGTGATGGCGCATGCGCGCGAAGAAGTCGTCGACATGGCGGGCATCGCCCAGGCGCTGGTGCTCAACATCGGCACACTCGAGCCCGACTGGATCGAGGCCATGCGCATGGCGCTGCAGAAGGCGTGCGCCCGCGGCATTCCCGTGGTGCTCGATCCGGTGGGTGCCGGGGCCACGCCTTATCGCAATCAGGCCGTGGCCGAGCTGCTCGCCGCAGGCAACCCCACAGTGCTGCGCGGCAACGGCTCGGAGGTTCTGAGCGTGGCCGGCGTGGCGGCCGCCACCCGCGGGGTGGACAGCTCGGCCGCGTCGGACGATGCCGTGCAGGCGGCCTGCGCCCTGGCGGCTCGCCTGGGCGCGGTGGTCTGCGTGAGTGGCGCGACCGACCATGTGCTCGCGCCGGACGGTCGCCATGCGCGTCTGTCCAACGGGCACGCGTGGATGACACGCGTCACGGGCGTGGGCTGCTCGGCCAGCGCCCTGATCGGCGCCTTCGGCGCGGTGCAGCCCGACGCCTTTCATGCCACGACCGCCGCCATGGCCTATCTGGGCGTGGTTGGCGAAGTCGCCGTCGAACAGGTCAGGGCGGATGGTCGTGGCGTCGGCCAATTGCAGATCGCCCTGCTCGACGGTCTGCAACTCCTGGACGCCGAAACCTTCCGCGCCAGGCTGCGCCTGCAAACCGGTGACTGA
- the accC gene encoding acetyl-CoA carboxylase biotin carboxylase subunit gives MFKKILIANRGEIALRVQRACRELGIQTVVVYSEADREAKYVRLADEAVCIGPAPSAQSYLHMPAIISAAEVTDAEAIHPGYGFLSENADFAERVEKSGFAFIGPRPDSIRLMGDKVSAKQAMIRSGVPCVPGSEGALPEDPREITRIARSIGYPVIIKAAGGGGGRGMRVVHTEAALINAVTMTRSEAGAAFGNPAVYMEKFLLQPRHIEIQILADTHGNAVWLGERDCSMQRRHQKVLEEAPAPGIPRRLIERIGTRCADACKKIGYRGAGTFEFLYENGEFYFIEMNTRVQVEHPVTELITGVDIVAEQIRIAAGEKLSVRQRGVQFNGHAIECRINAEDPYKFTPSPGRISVWHTPGGPGVRVDSHAYANYFVPPNYDSMIGKIIVHGATREQAIARMRIALSEMVVDGIQTNIPLHRELMVDARFIEGGTSIHYLEEYLAARHPA, from the coding sequence ATGTTCAAAAAAATCCTCATTGCCAACCGTGGCGAAATCGCCCTTCGGGTGCAGCGTGCCTGCCGCGAGTTGGGCATTCAGACCGTGGTGGTCTATTCGGAAGCCGACCGAGAAGCCAAGTATGTGAGGCTCGCCGACGAGGCGGTCTGCATCGGTCCGGCGCCGTCGGCGCAGAGTTATCTGCATATGCCGGCCATCATCTCGGCCGCGGAAGTGACCGATGCCGAAGCCATTCACCCGGGTTATGGCTTTCTGTCGGAAAACGCCGACTTCGCCGAGCGGGTGGAGAAATCCGGCTTCGCCTTCATAGGGCCGCGACCCGATTCGATCCGACTGATGGGCGACAAGGTCAGCGCCAAACAGGCCATGATCCGCTCGGGCGTGCCCTGCGTGCCCGGCTCGGAGGGCGCGCTGCCTGAAGATCCGCGCGAGATCACGCGCATCGCGCGATCCATCGGCTATCCGGTCATCATCAAGGCGGCGGGCGGCGGCGGTGGCCGCGGCATGCGCGTGGTGCATACCGAGGCGGCGCTGATCAATGCGGTCACCATGACTCGCAGCGAAGCCGGCGCAGCTTTCGGCAATCCGGCGGTCTATATGGAGAAATTCCTGCTCCAGCCGCGGCATATCGAAATCCAGATTCTGGCCGACACCCACGGCAACGCGGTGTGGCTGGGCGAGCGTGACTGCTCGATGCAGCGCCGTCACCAGAAAGTGCTGGAAGAAGCGCCGGCGCCCGGCATTCCGCGCCGACTCATCGAGCGCATCGGCACGCGCTGCGCCGATGCCTGCAAGAAAATCGGCTATCGCGGTGCGGGCACGTTCGAGTTCCTGTATGAGAACGGCGAGTTCTACTTCATCGAGATGAACACCCGCGTGCAGGTCGAACACCCTGTCACCGAACTCATCACCGGCGTCGACATCGTGGCCGAGCAGATCCGCATCGCCGCGGGCGAGAAGCTGAGCGTGCGCCAGCGCGGCGTGCAGTTCAACGGTCACGCGATCGAGTGCCGCATCAATGCCGAAGACCCCTACAAATTCACCCCGTCGCCGGGCCGCATCAGCGTGTGGCACACCCCGGGCGGCCCTGGCGTGCGCGTCGATTCTCACGCCTATGCCAATTATTTCGTCCCGCCCAACTATGACTCGATGATCGGCAAGATCATCGTGCATGGCGCCACGCGGGAACAGGCCATTGCGCGCATGCGCATCGCGCTGTCAGAGATGGTGGTGGACGGCATCCAGACCAATATCCCGCTGCATCGCGAGCTCATGGTGGACGCCCGCTTCATCGAAGGCGGCACCAGCATCCACTACCTCGAGGAATACCTCGCTGCGCGGCATCCTGCCTGA
- a CDS encoding PGDYG domain-containing protein, translated as MASDEIRASAEDAQPPLLRDVDLRSDPQAASYIKHETVQVQFATKAGELSSREGPNRYAAGDAILTGATGDRWSVSRARFEARYQTLGDAAMGQDGPYVNQPIPVLARRMTHPFRMARSAGGDLLHGKSGDWLLQYAPGDYGVVEQGRFAQVYRPEPKGPPLA; from the coding sequence ATGGCAAGTGATGAGATCCGCGCGTCTGCGGAAGATGCGCAGCCGCCCCTGCTGCGCGATGTGGATCTGCGGAGCGACCCTCAGGCGGCCAGCTACATCAAGCACGAGACCGTGCAGGTGCAGTTCGCCACGAAGGCGGGTGAACTGAGCAGCCGCGAAGGGCCGAACCGCTACGCCGCGGGCGACGCCATTCTCACCGGCGCCACCGGCGACCGCTGGAGCGTGTCGCGTGCCCGCTTCGAGGCGCGCTACCAGACGCTCGGAGACGCCGCGATGGGGCAGGACGGGCCCTACGTCAACCAGCCCATTCCGGTGCTGGCGCGGCGTATGACGCATCCGTTCCGCATGGCGCGCAGCGCGGGCGGCGACCTGCTGCACGGCAAGTCAGGCGATTGGCTGCTGCAATACGCGCCGGGCGACTACGGCGTGGTCGAGCAGGGGCGGTTTGCGCAGGTCTACCGTCCGGAGCCGAAGGGGCCCCCCTTGGCGTAG
- the aroQ gene encoding type II 3-dehydroquinate dehydratase, with amino-acid sequence MSQPRILVLHGPNLNLLGQREPHIYGATTLEDINQSLQTLAAELAVEVRAFQSNHEGALIDRLHAARGDGTRYIVINPAAYTHTSVALRDAIAATDLPFIEVHLSNVYRREPFRHHSYFSDLATAVISGCGAHGYVLALRHAVADLGNRKN; translated from the coding sequence ATGAGCCAGCCACGCATCCTCGTTCTCCATGGACCGAACCTCAACCTTCTGGGCCAACGTGAACCGCACATCTACGGTGCGACCACGCTGGAAGACATCAATCAGTCCCTGCAGACTCTGGCTGCGGAGCTGGCCGTGGAGGTGCGGGCCTTCCAGAGCAATCATGAAGGCGCACTGATCGACCGTCTGCATGCGGCCCGAGGGGATGGCACGCGCTACATCGTGATCAATCCCGCGGCCTATACCCACACCAGCGTGGCGCTGCGCGACGCCATCGCGGCGACCGATCTGCCGTTCATCGAGGTGCATCTGAGCAATGTGTACCGCCGCGAACCCTTCCGCCATCACTCCTACTTTTCCGATCTGGCCACCGCCGTCATCAGCGGCTGCGGCGCGCACGGCTATGTTCTGGCCTTGCGCCACGCCGTGGCTGATCTTGGGAATCGTAAAAATTGA
- the accB gene encoding acetyl-CoA carboxylase biotin carboxyl carrier protein — protein sequence MDLRKLKTLIDLVSDSNVSELEITEAEGTVRIVKAQPQPIVQYAQMPAQAPVHYAPAHAAPMPAAVPAAAPAAEGPPAIEGHVLKSPMVGTFYRSSSPGAAPFVDVGDTVKVGQTLCIIEAMKILNEIECDKDGVVKAVMSENGQAVEFGQPLFVIE from the coding sequence ATGGATTTACGCAAACTCAAGACTTTGATCGACCTGGTCTCCGATTCCAACGTCTCCGAGCTGGAGATCACGGAAGCGGAGGGCACGGTTCGCATCGTCAAGGCGCAGCCCCAGCCTATCGTGCAATACGCCCAGATGCCTGCCCAGGCGCCGGTGCATTACGCGCCGGCCCACGCCGCGCCCATGCCCGCTGCGGTCCCGGCTGCTGCGCCTGCCGCGGAAGGGCCGCCGGCCATCGAAGGCCATGTGCTCAAGTCACCAATGGTCGGTACGTTTTATCGTTCCTCATCGCCTGGTGCCGCGCCGTTCGTCGATGTCGGCGATACGGTCAAGGTCGGGCAGACCCTGTGCATCATCGAGGCCATGAAAATCCTCAATGAGATCGAATGCGACAAGGATGGCGTGGTGAAGGCCGTGATGAGCGAGAACGGCCAGGCCGTGGAGTTCGGTCAACCCCTGTTCGTGATCGAGTAA
- a CDS encoding purine-cytosine permease family protein, with amino-acid sequence MAVHTPSADAAHASHTSVPAQERVFSFGDSLALWFSLGVGLLVMQVGAYLRPGLSLPQAAGAIALGSLLGAGLLAWVAGIGSRHGLSSSALIGRTLGQRFAMLPVALNVVQLLGWTAFELVVMRDGTRTIVDQVFGVRGTWVPVAATLAWGGLLLVLASGRMIGLVRRFVSRAAMPLIIASLMWLTYQFGLKAWHLGFDALWARPGDGSMSLLAAVDLVVAMPVSWLPLVADYARYGRHAGATARGTWIGYAAANIWCYALGVLVISVSPGEIDMLSTLLLAQGGLIALGFILVDEVDNAYGDVHSGAVSTNFLRANWTIRRTGMTLVVLATAAALALPMHALEPFLLTLSSVFVPLFGVVIAQLAPGLPPKGDWRWGPMAVWLLGIGIFQLGTVWWPNEGSALPSLAFTLAAAGVLRWREAQLQKSC; translated from the coding sequence ATGGCAGTTCATACCCCTTCGGCCGACGCGGCCCATGCTTCCCACACCTCCGTGCCCGCCCAGGAGCGGGTTTTCAGCTTTGGCGACTCGCTGGCGCTCTGGTTCAGCCTGGGGGTGGGGCTGCTGGTCATGCAGGTGGGTGCCTATCTGCGTCCGGGGCTGAGTCTGCCGCAGGCGGCGGGGGCGATCGCGTTGGGTTCCTTGCTGGGGGCAGGGCTGCTGGCCTGGGTGGCGGGCATCGGCAGTCGGCACGGCCTGTCGAGTTCGGCCCTGATCGGTCGCACCCTGGGGCAGCGTTTTGCCATGCTGCCCGTGGCGCTCAATGTCGTGCAACTGCTGGGCTGGACGGCGTTCGAACTCGTGGTCATGCGCGACGGTACCCGCACCATCGTCGATCAGGTGTTCGGTGTACGCGGCACCTGGGTGCCCGTGGCGGCCACGCTGGCCTGGGGCGGGTTGCTGCTGGTGCTGGCCAGTGGGCGGATGATCGGTCTGGTGCGGCGTTTCGTCAGCCGCGCAGCCATGCCGCTGATCATCGCCTCCCTGATGTGGCTGACCTACCAGTTCGGGCTGAAGGCCTGGCACCTGGGCTTTGACGCGCTGTGGGCACGTCCGGGCGACGGCTCGATGAGCCTGCTCGCGGCAGTGGATCTCGTCGTGGCGATGCCCGTGTCGTGGCTGCCGCTGGTGGCCGACTACGCCCGCTACGGCCGGCACGCCGGGGCGACGGCGCGCGGCACCTGGATCGGCTATGCCGCGGCGAACATCTGGTGTTACGCGCTGGGCGTGCTGGTCATCAGCGTCTCGCCGGGCGAGATCGACATGCTCAGCACCCTGCTGCTGGCCCAGGGCGGGCTGATTGCGCTCGGTTTTATTCTGGTGGACGAGGTGGACAACGCCTACGGCGACGTGCATTCGGGCGCGGTATCGACCAACTTTCTCCGCGCGAACTGGACCATCCGCCGCACCGGCATGACGCTGGTGGTCCTGGCCACCGCGGCCGCGCTGGCGCTGCCCATGCATGCGCTGGAGCCCTTCCTGCTCACCCTGAGCTCGGTGTTCGTGCCCTTGTTCGGCGTGGTGATCGCGCAGCTCGCGCCGGGCCTGCCGCCCAAGGGCGACTGGCGCTGGGGGCCGATGGCGGTCTGGCTGCTGGGCATCGGGATCTTTCAGTTGGGCACCGTGTGGTGGCCGAATGAGGGTTCGGCCCTGCCCAGCCTGGCCTTTACGCTCGCGGCAGCGGGCGTGCTGCGCTGGCGCGAAGCGCAGCTGCAGAAAAGCTGCTGA
- the thiE gene encoding thiamine phosphate synthase produces the protein MTEPRRRWPLAVLRLHLVTDAALCGPRGVEAVVAEAVRGGATCVQLREKHLDTRPFIERARALKALLAPLGVPLIVNDRVDVALAAGADGVHVGQSDMLPQDVRRLMPHALIGLSVESADQVRGAPGQSVDYLGISPVFATPSKHDTAPALGLDGLRTLRALTDLPLIAIGGIDLGNAAQVMAAGADGLAVVRALCAAPDPAEAARTLRQFTDPHALHCRDDHD, from the coding sequence ATGACCGAGCCCAGGCGCCGCTGGCCCCTGGCCGTGCTTCGGCTGCATCTCGTCACCGACGCCGCGCTCTGCGGCCCGCGCGGGGTGGAGGCCGTCGTGGCCGAGGCCGTGCGGGGTGGGGCGACCTGCGTGCAACTGCGCGAGAAGCACCTCGACACGCGGCCTTTCATCGAGCGTGCCCGCGCGCTCAAGGCCCTGCTTGCACCGCTGGGCGTGCCCTTGATCGTCAATGACCGGGTCGACGTGGCGCTGGCCGCGGGCGCCGACGGCGTCCATGTCGGCCAGAGCGATATGCTCCCGCAAGACGTACGTCGGCTGATGCCGCACGCGCTGATCGGTCTGTCGGTGGAAAGCGCCGATCAGGTGCGCGGGGCACCTGGCCAGTCGGTGGACTATCTGGGCATCAGCCCCGTGTTCGCCACGCCGAGCAAGCATGACACCGCCCCCGCCCTCGGACTCGACGGTCTGCGCACGCTGCGCGCCCTCACCGATCTGCCCCTGATCGCCATAGGCGGCATCGATCTGGGCAATGCCGCGCAAGTCATGGCCGCTGGCGCCGACGGGCTGGCCGTGGTGCGCGCCCTCTGCGCCGCACCCGACCCGGCCGAGGCCGCGCGCACGCTGCGCCAGTTCACCGATCCACACGCCCTGCACTGCCGCGATGACCACGACTGA
- the prmA gene encoding 50S ribosomal protein L11 methyltransferase, with protein MTYREVTLPVSEEQAELLSDALMELGALSVSVEDRFGDTAQEQALYGEPGMPPPKGAWAQSLVRALFADEAQADAALAALLAEDILPDLREVRQSTVEDQDWVRLTQSQFQPVSIADALWIVPSWHEPPATDVPIIRLDPGLAFGTGTHPTTRLCLEWLARQTLQEHSVLDYGCGSGILAIAAAKFGAGPVVGVDIDPDAVTATKANASANDVTLQADLPDGVRDARFDIVVANILSAPLKLLAPAIAAHVSPGGWLVLSGILDRQAEELIAAYSPYATLQIDKTLDGWVCLAGRTHR; from the coding sequence ATGACTTATCGCGAAGTCACCCTTCCCGTCAGCGAAGAGCAGGCCGAACTTCTCTCCGATGCCTTGATGGAGCTGGGCGCCTTGAGCGTAAGCGTCGAGGACCGCTTCGGCGACACGGCGCAGGAGCAGGCGCTATATGGCGAGCCCGGCATGCCCCCGCCCAAGGGCGCGTGGGCGCAATCGCTGGTGCGCGCCTTGTTCGCCGACGAGGCCCAGGCCGACGCCGCGCTGGCCGCCCTGCTGGCCGAAGACATCCTGCCGGACCTGCGCGAGGTGCGCCAAAGCACGGTCGAAGATCAGGACTGGGTGCGGCTGACGCAATCGCAGTTCCAGCCCGTATCGATCGCGGACGCGCTGTGGATCGTGCCGAGCTGGCACGAACCCCCGGCCACCGACGTGCCCATCATCCGCCTCGACCCCGGGCTGGCCTTCGGCACCGGCACCCATCCCACCACGCGGCTGTGCCTGGAATGGCTGGCGCGACAAACCCTGCAAGAACATAGCGTGCTCGACTACGGCTGCGGCTCGGGCATTCTGGCCATCGCCGCCGCCAAATTCGGCGCCGGGCCCGTGGTCGGCGTGGACATCGACCCCGATGCCGTCACCGCCACCAAGGCCAACGCCTCGGCCAACGACGTCACCCTGCAGGCCGATCTGCCCGATGGCGTGCGCGATGCGCGTTTCGACATCGTCGTCGCCAATATTCTGTCCGCGCCGCTCAAGCTGCTCGCGCCGGCGATTGCCGCCCATGTGAGCCCTGGCGGATGGCTGGTGCTCAGCGGCATTCTCGACCGCCAGGCCGAAGAACTGATCGCCGCCTACTCGCCCTACGCCACGCTGCAGATCGACAAGACGCTGGACGGCTGGGTCTGCCTCGCCGGTCGCACCCATCGCTGA
- a CDS encoding TlpA disulfide reductase family protein yields the protein MNKVNIWISAAIILLIAVVVGNAWFQRERSVPITVENNAVQSFYADKLADLQGKDIDLSQYRGKPLVINFWASWCPPCIAEMPDFSEFYKQNKDKGIEMVGIALDNPTAVRAFLKGHPVSYPILLGGMNGIALSTSLGNKQGGLPFTVVLDGKGDVVFQRLGRTSLDELKEAVPTAH from the coding sequence ATGAACAAAGTCAATATCTGGATCTCCGCTGCCATCATCCTGCTGATCGCCGTTGTAGTGGGCAACGCCTGGTTTCAACGTGAGCGCAGCGTGCCCATTACGGTCGAGAACAATGCAGTTCAATCGTTTTATGCCGACAAACTTGCCGATCTACAAGGAAAAGACATCGATCTTTCGCAATACCGTGGCAAGCCCCTGGTGATCAATTTCTGGGCGAGCTGGTGCCCGCCCTGCATTGCAGAAATGCCCGATTTTTCCGAGTTTTACAAGCAGAACAAAGACAAAGGCATAGAAATGGTCGGCATTGCGCTCGACAACCCAACAGCGGTGCGAGCCTTTCTGAAGGGGCATCCAGTGAGTTACCCCATCCTGCTCGGGGGCATGAACGGCATCGCTCTCAGCACCAGCCTGGGCAACAAGCAAGGCGGACTACCCTTTACGGTCGTTCTCGACGGCAAGGGCGATGTGGTCTTCCAGAGGCTGGGAAGAACGTCTCTGGACGAACTGAAAGAAGCCGTGCCTACGGCGCACTGA
- a CDS encoding ATP-binding cassette domain-containing protein, translating to MALETGERVGLIGRNGTGKSSLLRILAGLEPPDDGLVQVQQGLRRVYVPQEATFAAGATVFDVVSEGVAEARALRDRFEQHAPDDDLDALQTRIELLDGWNWETRVDQTLQRLQLDGAVRVDSLSGGMQKRVALAQALVAAPDVLLLDEPTNHLDLDAIAWLEELLTGFRGSLILITHDRAFLDDVATRIIELDRGTLRSYPGNFAAYEARKEQELADEAVMNARADKLLAQEEVWIRKGVEARRTRSVSRINRLEALRSQRAARRDSLGRVKLDVDGGQSSGKIVAELQHVDKAYGERVIVRDFSATLLRGDKVGLIGPNGAGKTTLLKLILGEVAPDGGTVRQGTRLQVAYFDQMRAVLNPDATLADTISPGSEWVEVAGQRKHVMSYLGDFLFSPARANSPVKSLSGGERNRLLLARLFARPANVLVLDEPTNDLDIDTLELLEQLLQDFPGTVFLVSHDRRFLDNVVTSTLVCEGTPDDPGRWREYEGGVTDWLTQSQRARALQAQLTKSAAGASDKRGAAQTKPTPTEPAIPAAPARRKLSYKEQRELQELPGRIAALEAEQKSLSDQLADPASYTSATGRISEMQERYAQIDEELLHALERWEVLDGK from the coding sequence ATGGCCCTGGAGACCGGTGAGCGCGTGGGCCTGATCGGTCGCAACGGGACGGGCAAGTCTTCGCTGTTGCGCATTCTGGCCGGGCTGGAGCCGCCCGACGATGGTCTGGTGCAGGTGCAGCAGGGTCTGCGCCGGGTGTATGTGCCGCAGGAGGCGACGTTTGCCGCCGGGGCCACGGTCTTCGACGTGGTCAGCGAGGGCGTGGCCGAGGCCCGGGCCTTGCGTGACCGCTTCGAGCAACACGCGCCGGACGACGATCTCGATGCCTTGCAGACCCGTATCGAACTGCTGGACGGCTGGAACTGGGAGACGCGGGTCGATCAAACCCTGCAGCGGCTGCAGCTCGACGGCGCCGTCCGCGTGGACAGTCTTTCCGGGGGCATGCAGAAGCGGGTGGCGCTGGCGCAGGCGCTGGTGGCGGCCCCCGACGTGCTGCTGCTCGACGAGCCGACCAATCACCTCGACCTCGACGCCATCGCCTGGCTGGAGGAATTGCTCACCGGGTTTCGCGGCAGCCTGATCCTGATCACGCACGATCGGGCCTTTCTCGACGATGTCGCCACCCGCATCATCGAACTCGATCGCGGCACCTTGCGCAGCTATCCGGGCAATTTCGCGGCCTACGAGGCGCGCAAGGAGCAGGAGCTGGCCGACGAGGCCGTGATGAATGCGCGCGCCGACAAGCTTCTGGCGCAGGAAGAGGTCTGGATCCGCAAGGGCGTGGAGGCGAGGCGCACCCGAAGCGTCAGCCGCATCAACCGGCTGGAGGCGCTGCGCAGCCAGCGCGCGGCCCGGCGTGACTCGCTCGGGCGAGTCAAGCTCGACGTGGACGGCGGGCAGTCCAGCGGCAAGATCGTGGCCGAGTTGCAGCACGTCGACAAGGCCTACGGCGAGCGGGTGATCGTGCGCGATTTCTCCGCCACCCTTCTGCGGGGCGACAAGGTGGGCCTCATCGGCCCCAATGGCGCGGGCAAGACCACCCTGCTCAAACTCATTCTGGGCGAGGTCGCGCCGGACGGCGGCACCGTGCGCCAGGGCACGCGGCTGCAGGTGGCGTATTTCGACCAGATGCGCGCCGTGCTCAACCCCGACGCCACCCTGGCCGACACCATCAGCCCGGGCAGCGAATGGGTGGAGGTGGCCGGGCAGCGTAAGCATGTGATGAGTTATCTGGGCGATTTTCTGTTTTCGCCGGCGCGGGCCAACTCGCCGGTCAAGTCGCTCTCCGGCGGCGAGCGCAATCGACTGTTGCTCGCTCGCCTGTTCGCCCGCCCGGCCAATGTGCTGGTGCTCGACGAGCCGACCAATGATCTCGACATCGACACGCTCGAACTGCTGGAGCAGTTGCTGCAGGATTTTCCCGGCACCGTCTTCCTGGTCAGCCACGACCGGCGTTTTCTCGACAACGTGGTGACCAGCACCCTTGTGTGCGAAGGCACGCCGGACGATCCGGGCCGCTGGCGCGAGTACGAGGGCGGCGTGACCGACTGGCTCACCCAGTCCCAGCGCGCCCGCGCCTTGCAGGCGCAGTTGACCAAGTCGGCGGCCGGCGCCTCGGACAAGCGCGGCGCGGCGCAGACCAAACCCACGCCGACCGAGCCCGCCATCCCCGCGGCACCGGCCAGACGCAAGCTCAGCTACAAGGAGCAGCGCGAACTGCAGGAACTGCCCGGCCGCATCGCCGCGCTGGAGGCCGAGCAGAAATCGCTCTCCGATCAGTTGGCCGACCCGGCCAGCTATACCTCGGCCACCGGGCGTATCAGCGAAATGCAGGAGCGCTACGCCCAGATCGACGAGGAACTGCTCCACGCCCTGGAGCGCTGGGAGGTGCTCGATGGCAAGTGA
- the thiD gene encoding bifunctional hydroxymethylpyrimidine kinase/phosphomethylpyrimidine kinase — protein sequence MTTTETPPEILPVARYARVLSIAGSDSGGGAGIQADLKTMAALGCYGMTAITAITAQNTLGVRAIQALPPELLAQQIDAVVEDIGVDAVKIGMLHDVGVVRVVADAIRRHRFAHVVLDPVMVATSGDKLITESTVDRLVDELFPLATLITPNLDEAAWLLRLDAIGIDGLEDTANMLQALGAPAVLLKGGHLPGNLLIDLLLQPDGQKMRWEAPRIPTRNTHGTGCSLSSAIACHLALGAPLVEAVAQGRDFVRRALLAGADMQLGHGHGPLDHGHAPRATMRQPL from the coding sequence ATGACCACGACTGAAACTCCGCCCGAGATCCTCCCCGTTGCGCGCTACGCCCGCGTGCTCAGCATCGCCGGTTCCGATAGCGGGGGCGGCGCCGGCATCCAGGCCGACCTCAAGACCATGGCGGCGCTGGGTTGCTATGGCATGACGGCCATCACCGCCATCACGGCGCAGAACACGCTGGGCGTGCGGGCCATCCAGGCGCTGCCGCCCGAATTGCTAGCGCAGCAAATCGACGCGGTGGTCGAAGACATCGGGGTCGATGCGGTGAAGATCGGCATGCTGCACGACGTGGGCGTGGTGCGGGTGGTGGCCGATGCCATCCGCCGCCACCGCTTCGCCCATGTGGTGCTCGACCCGGTGATGGTCGCCACCAGCGGCGACAAACTGATCACCGAATCCACCGTGGACCGTCTGGTGGACGAACTCTTTCCCCTCGCCACGCTGATTACGCCCAACCTCGACGAAGCGGCCTGGCTGCTCCGGCTGGACGCCATCGGCATCGACGGACTGGAAGACACCGCGAACATGCTGCAGGCGCTGGGGGCTCCCGCAGTGCTGCTCAAGGGCGGGCATCTGCCCGGCAATCTGCTCATTGACCTGCTGCTCCAGCCCGATGGCCAGAAGATGCGATGGGAGGCGCCGCGCATTCCCACGCGCAACACCCACGGCACCGGCTGCAGCCTGTCGTCGGCCATTGCCTGCCATCTGGCGCTGGGCGCACCGCTGGTCGAGGCGGTGGCGCAAGGCCGCGACTTCGTGCGCCGCGCGCTGCTGGCCGGAGCTGATATGCAGCTCGGCCATGGCCACGGCCCGCTCGATCATGGCCACGCCCCGCGGGCGACGATGCGTCAGCCGCTGTAG
- a CDS encoding signal peptide prediction, with protein sequence MTPPSRLTAAPEHGYAVLPDLCSPMRPRPLNLAARLLWAAPYSLLGLLVAAPACAFGARLRRRDHTLECTGGRLGRWMLRLPNRHRLVALTLGHVILAVDTAALQRLRAHERVHVRQYERWGPFFGPAYLLESLWQAWHGRDAYLANRFEREAYAKGGPFGSGR encoded by the coding sequence ATGACGCCCCCGAGCCGCCTCACGGCGGCGCCGGAGCACGGCTATGCTGTCCTGCCCGATCTGTGTTCGCCCATGCGCCCCCGCCCCCTGAACCTTGCCGCACGCCTGCTCTGGGCTGCCCCCTATTCGCTGCTGGGGCTTCTTGTTGCCGCGCCGGCCTGTGCTTTCGGCGCCCGTCTGCGTCGCCGCGATCACACCCTGGAATGCACCGGCGGAAGGCTGGGACGCTGGATGCTGCGTCTGCCCAATCGCCATCGCCTGGTCGCGCTGACCCTGGGCCATGTCATCCTCGCGGTGGACACCGCCGCCCTGCAAAGGCTGCGAGCGCATGAGCGGGTGCATGTGCGGCAATACGAACGCTGGGGCCCGTTCTTCGGCCCGGCCTATCTGCTGGAAAGTCTGTGGCAGGCCTGGCACGGGCGCGATGCCTACCTGGCCAATCGCTTCGAACGCGAGGCCTACGCCAAGGGGGGCCCCTTCGGCTCCGGACGGTAG